TTCTCCACATTTACGCCGTATTCCTGCCCGTCGTCATCATTTTCCTCTGTAAACTGATAATCACTGAAAGAAGAAAACATCCGGTTGACATCCGCCAGGGAATATTGGGCACGCCAATTCGCGTCAGGCCCGTACTCCTCGATCACGCCCCCGCTCCGGCCGGAAGGCTCGCAAAGGTTATTCAAGATCTCCCGGGCTTCCTCCCGGGATAATCCCTGGGAAGGGATCTCCTGGGGACCGTAGGCAAGCACAAATTCCAGTTCTTCTCTGGTAAGATTCCCGGCGACCAGATTTGGATAATCTTCTGCCTTTACTTCCTGTGGGGTCTCTTCCTGCTCTGGTTCCTTTTGCTCCTGCTGCTTCGCTTCGCTCTGCTCTGGCTGTTCCTGGACCACCGCCGGTTCATTTACTGCATCCAGGATCTGGTAGACGCCATAGGCTCCCGCGCCTCCGGCCAGGCACACGCCTACCGCCACAGCCGCCACTTTCCCCAAAGTGGTGTGCAAGAATCCCGCTTTCACCGCACCTGCTGCTTTCGCTCCTGCCAGCCCTTTCCCGCCGGCAGAAACTTGCGCCGCGCCTGCTGCCTGGCCATGAGCCGCCGCCTGGGAAGCAGCCGCGCTCTGGCTGCTTCCCGCGGCGCTTTGACGGGATACGGCCCCAAATACACCCTGCGCCACCGACTTTCCGCCTGCCGCCAGGCTTCCCGCCTTGTCCAGGTATCCTGCCTGGGAGCGGAGCAGATAGAGAAACAGTGGCAGCGGAGCCACACTGTACAGCTTGTATCCCTTCTTCTGCAGTTCTTTTGCCTTTTTCTTCAGGTTCTGTCTTCCGTAGTTCAGCCGGGATTTGACGGTGTTCTCAGAGCACCCCAGGGTAGCTGCGATCTCCCGGATGGACGCGCCCTCGATATGGAAGAGAAGGATACACATCCTCTGCTCTTCCGACAGGGAGTCGATCATCTCCCGGACCAGCTCCTGAGTTTCCTGCCTTGTGTAGGAAAGCTCCGGCTGATTTTCAATGCTGTCATCCTCAATGCAGTATTCAAAATTCTCCCCTTCCTCCTCTGTCTCCATCTGGGAAAACAGCATGGGGTTTTTCTTAACCAGCATATTTTTGGCGGTATTGGCCACGATCCTTCCCAGCCATCCAGGGAAGGCTTCCGGTTCCGTCAGCATATCCAGCTTTGTAAATGCCCGGATGTAGGCTTCCTGCAGCACATCCTGGGCGGCCTCTTCATTTTTCATATACTGAAGGGCCAGATAATATTTACTCTTGTAAGTGGTTTCATAGAGAAACCCGTATCCTCTCTCATCCCCCTGCTTCGCAAGGGTTACTGCCTCTTTATAATCCACGTCTTTCCTCCTGCCTGTCGCGGCGGATTTTCCGCCGGACTCTTATTAAATTATAAGATGCGCGTTACATTCCGTCAATGTTTCCCAAGTTTCCCCATGGCCTTCAACCTCCGCCGCACGATCCGGCAAGTATTCCGCTTTCCCGCTTCATTTTCCGGGCTGGCTTCCATATCCTGGCGCACCAGACGGACAAACCACCGGATCACATTTTCATTTCCCCGGATCATAGCTAACGCCTCTGGTAATAATCCGGATTCCAGCTACTGTCGGCTGACTCTACGGTGATCATATTCTCGTCCGACGACAAAGTCACGATCAGCGGCTCGCAGGAACTGACCGCTCCGCCAAAGTCAAGGCTTATGCTGTTCTCATGTTCCGTCCAGGTTCCCACTTCCACATCTCCGTCCTCGTTGTATGCCGCCGTGCCGTCCTTTTCGATGGTGATCTCTACTTTGCTTCCACTTGTGGAGGTCCCTCCGTAGGTTCCTTCCCATTTGGGCCCTCCACAGGCACATAAAGCCGTCATTAAGGTGATCGCCACTGCTGCTCCTGATAACCGTTTCCAAATTTCCCCTGCTTTCATTTTCTTTTCTCCTTTTCTGTGGTTTTGTTAAGTACATTGGTTCTGCCCCTTTTCACAGACTAAGACAGGAGAAAAGAAGAAAAGGTTTTATGAAAATGAAATTTTTTTTGTAAATTTTAAAAACGCAGATGCGCAGGCCTCTCTTCCCGCACATCTGCGTCTCTTTATTGCTTCCTATTTCATAAGGATCCTCTGGAAGCTCTTCTTGCCTTTCTTCAGCACGATCCCCTCTCCGGCGAACTGCTCTTTCGTAAATTCCGCATGGATGTCAGTTACCTTCTCGCCGTCCGCGGATACGCCTCCCTGCTGCACTGCCCGGCGGGCCTCCGACTTGGAAGGCACCAGCCCGCTGCGCACCAGAAGAGTAAGGATGTCGATCTTTCCTTCTTCTAGATCCTGTTCCACAAGTTCGGTAGATGGCATATCTGCCGCCGCCCCCTGGGAGAACAGGGCTCTTGCCGCCTCCTGGGCTTTCTTTGCCTCTTCCTCGCCGTGTACCAGCTTGGTCAGCTCATAGGCCAGGATCTCCTTGGCAGTGTTCAGCTGGGCCCCTTCCCAGGAATCCATCTTGTCGATCTCCTCCAGGGGAAGGAAGGTCAGCATGCGGATACATTTCAGCACATCCGCGTCCGCTACATTTCTCCAGTACTGGTAGAACTCAAAGGGAGAGGTCTTCTCCGGATCCAGCCATACCGCGCCGCTCTGGGTCTTGCCCATCTTCTTGCCCTCGGAGTTGAGGAGCAGGGTGATGGTCATGGCGCAGGCGTTCTTGCCCAGCTTGCGCCGGATCAGCTCCGTGCCGCCCAGCATGTTGCTCCACTGGTCGTCGCCGCCAAACTGAAGGTTGCAGCCGTATTTCTGGAACAGCATATAGAAGTCATAGCTCTGCATGATCATGTAGTTAAACTCCAGGAAGCTTAAGCCCTTCTCCATCCGCTGCTTGTAGCACTCCGCCGTCAGCATCCGGTTGACGGAGAAATGAGGTCCCACCTCCCGCAGCAGTTCAATGTAGTTCAGGTCCAACAGCCAGTCCGCGTTGTTCACCATCAGGGCTTTCCCCTCGGAGAAATCAATGAACCGGCTCATCTGCTTCTTGAAGCACTCGCAGTTGTGCTGGATAGTCTCCGGCGTCATCATGGAGCGCATGTCCGTACGGCCGGAGGGGTCGCCAATATACCCGGTACCCCCGCCGATAAGGGCGATAGGCTTGTTGCCTGCGTCCTGAAGACGCTTCATCAGGCACAGCGCCATAAAGTGTCCTACATGCAGGCTGTCTGCCGTGGGGTCGAAACCGATATAAAAGGTGGCCTTCCCGCTGTTCACCAGCTCTCTTATCTCCTCCTCATCCGTCACCTGCGCGATCAGGCCTCTGGCCTGCAGTTCTTCATAGATTCCCATTGTTTTGTCTCCCTTCGTTTTCTCTATTTTTGAAATATTACAAATCCACATTCCGTGGGGTGGTCCAGCACGTAACCGTCTTTATATTTTCTGGCATACCAGACGATCAGAAGATCTCCTCCTGCACCCAGGATGTTCAGCATAGAAAGCCACAGCAAAGGAGTACTTCCTGTAACAAACGCCGCAAGATAAAAACCTCCGCCCAGAACAAAGCCCGGGAGCAGCGCTCCAAAAATATATTTGCCAGGCGTCAGCGGCTCCCCGCAGTGGCAGTAGGGCGTCAGCAATTCCCACATCACGCCGATATACATGCTCTTCCAGCCGTCTTTCGCCCCCAGGCACCAGCCTGCACCGTGGAGCAGTTCATGGATAAACGCTGTGACCAGAAAGACCAGGAACGTCGCCAGATAGTCCCGTCCCGCCAGCCAGACCGGCCCCCGGCCTGCCAGGATCCAGATCACCAGAGCCAGGATCACCAAAGGAAGTGAGGTCACCAAAACCATCACATTCGCTTTCACCATTGAGATTACTTCCGAGTGCTCCTGATAGCCCTCTTCCCGGAACTTACTCCGCTGGGCTTCATAGTTGTCCAGGATCTTCTGCTTCGTCTCGCTTACCTTTCTTTCCCCTGCCATCTTACCCTTCTCCTTTGTCAGGCTTTTCCCGCCAAACAAAAAACGTCCTTATCTTACGATAAGGACGAATCACTCCGTGGTACCACCTTGCTTCACCGGCAATTTCCCTATGCCGGCCTCATTCCGGCCGCCTCCTGGAGACAGCCCCGACGCAGTAACGCCCGTCATGCGGCGCAGCCTACTATCTTCAGAGAAACCCTCTCCTCCCAAATTCGGTGCGCGGCTCAAAGATGTATTCACAGCCAGTTCCTTCATGCGCCTCTCATCCGCCGGCAGCTTTCTGTATGGGTGTAAAGGTTGCTACTTGTTCTTGTCAAAGCCTTTGCTGTATCACTTGTCTGTGTGAAATCTTACCCTATTTACCCAGGTTTGTCAACCAGGTTATTAGGTGGGGACGTGGTATTTTCGAAAATACTACGTCCCAGATTGAAAATACCCTGTCCCTTTTTGAAAATATGGACAATGTACTTTCAGACATTCCTTATTTTCCGCCGAAAATCCACACCGGATCTGCTCTGGCAGTTCCATCTCAACTCCAAGGTTTTCTTTCGCAAAACCTACGGCTTCCTTCACTGCTGTAAAGCAATTCCGCTTACAGCAGCGAGGCCCTCCCAATTCAGCCAGAGCGTCCAGGGCCCGGGCCGTCATCTGATTGGACAATCTCCAGGACTTGCCTGTCAGAGGGGTGGCTTTCGTGACAATACTTACAAACATTCCCGTGCTGACCGCAGCGCCGCAGCAGCCCCACATTCCACAAGCCCCGCCCGGATACTTGCTCCCGCGGGAACGCATCTCCTCCAGTGCTTCTTTCAGATCGATCTGCCCACCGCAGTTGTGATAAGCCGTCAAAAGCGCCGCTCCTGCCATGATGTGATGTTCCGGCCCATGCATGTAGATATAAGGATCTTCCATTAATTTCTGCATGATCTCAATGGGGTTCCTGGAGGCCGTTGTTTCGCACTCCCGGAGGATTACCTCCACCCCCCGCTTCTCATGGCATTCATCACAGACAAAGTGGCCTTCCTCACAGCACGCGTTGCTCTCAAACTCCTTGTGGCAGAAGACACACTCCATTTTCTTCATTTTATCAAAATATCGGATCGGCTTGCCACATACCAGGCAGGCCCCTTCTCCTCGAATCATTCTTTTTTCCTCCGTTTTTCAAAAAGGGACAGGGTATTTTCAATCTGGGACGTGGTATTTTTAAAAATACCACGTCCCCAATTAAATCTCTAATTGAATCCCATCCTTAAATACTGCCTTCAGTTCCAGGTTCTCGTCCAGCAGCACCAGGTCTGCTTTCTTCCCTGGTGTGATAGAACCGTACTGATCATAAATCCCCAGGCTTTTCGCCGGGTTCATGGTAGTGCAGGCCACTGCGATCTCCAGCGGGATCTGCATTTCCTTCACTGCGGTCCGCATGCAGTCCATCAGATTTGTCACAGAACCGGCCAGGGCTCCATCGGAGACCAGCGTGGCCCGGTTCCCCGCAACCGCCACATCCAGACCGCCCAGGGTATACTGTCCGTCCGGCATGCCGGTGGCCCGCATACTGTCGCTGATCAGGATCATCCGGTCTGCCCCCAGCATCTGGAATGTAGCCCGGACTGCCGCCGGATGAATATGCACCCCGTCGCAGATGATCTCGGCATCCACCTGGGGATTGTCCGCCACCGCGCCTACCACTCCCGGCGCCCGATGGGTAAAGGGCGGCATGGCGTTATATAAATGGACCGCATGGCTCGCTCCTGCCTGGAAAGCCGCCATTGCGCTGTCATAGTCTGCATTGGTGTGAGCCAGGGAAATCTGTACGTCGCCCTTCATCTCCCGGATAAAATCTACCGCTTCCGGATTGCATTCCGGCGCAATCCCCACGAATTTTACCAGGC
This window of the Massilistercora timonensis genome carries:
- the nagA gene encoding N-acetylglucosamine-6-phosphate deacetylase, translated to MILKNVKVYTEDKRFEKGEIRIEKGRFAENGSAGDGIELDGEGCYAIPGLIDLHFHGCKGYDFCDGNLEAIQEIAKYEASVGVTAIAPATMTLPVEELERILATAAEYRRTPHEGADLVGINMEGPFISEAKKGAQDARNIIHCDAKVCRRFLEASEGLVKFVGIAPECNPEAVDFIREMKGDVQISLAHTNADYDSAMAAFQAGASHAVHLYNAMPPFTHRAPGVVGAVADNPQVDAEIICDGVHIHPAAVRATFQMLGADRMILISDSMRATGMPDGQYTLGGLDVAVAGNRATLVSDGALAGSVTNLMDCMRTAVKEMQIPLEIAVACTTMNPAKSLGIYDQYGSITPGKKADLVLLDENLELKAVFKDGIQLEI
- the tyrS gene encoding tyrosine--tRNA ligase, which gives rise to MGIYEELQARGLIAQVTDEEEIRELVNSGKATFYIGFDPTADSLHVGHFMALCLMKRLQDAGNKPIALIGGGTGYIGDPSGRTDMRSMMTPETIQHNCECFKKQMSRFIDFSEGKALMVNNADWLLDLNYIELLREVGPHFSVNRMLTAECYKQRMEKGLSFLEFNYMIMQSYDFYMLFQKYGCNLQFGGDDQWSNMLGGTELIRRKLGKNACAMTITLLLNSEGKKMGKTQSGAVWLDPEKTSPFEFYQYWRNVADADVLKCIRMLTFLPLEEIDKMDSWEGAQLNTAKEILAYELTKLVHGEEEAKKAQEAARALFSQGAAADMPSTELVEQDLEEGKIDILTLLVRSGLVPSKSEARRAVQQGGVSADGEKVTDIHAEFTKEQFAGEGIVLKKGKKSFQRILMK
- a CDS encoding RNA polymerase sigma factor, which translates into the protein MDYKEAVTLAKQGDERGYGFLYETTYKSKYYLALQYMKNEEAAQDVLQEAYIRAFTKLDMLTEPEAFPGWLGRIVANTAKNMLVKKNPMLFSQMETEEEGENFEYCIEDDSIENQPELSYTRQETQELVREMIDSLSEEQRMCILLFHIEGASIREIAATLGCSENTVKSRLNYGRQNLKKKAKELQKKGYKLYSVAPLPLFLYLLRSQAGYLDKAGSLAAGGKSVAQGVFGAVSRQSAAGSSQSAAASQAAAHGQAAGAAQVSAGGKGLAGAKAAGAVKAGFLHTTLGKVAAVAVGVCLAGGAGAYGVYQILDAVNEPAVVQEQPEQSEAKQQEQKEPEQEETPQEVKAEDYPNLVAGNLTREELEFVLAYGPQEIPSQGLSREEAREILNNLCEPSGRSGGVIEEYGPDANWRAQYSLADVNRMFSSFSDYQFTEENDDDGQEYGVNVEKDKIVFAPATISWVSEAAITWAEYTEDSMEVYYTYSRSSESGQETTEKKAVLKPNDQGAYRIVSIEEAEMSSDGQDETAGGSGEAALEFPVGEYSYVAPVGGLRTGLTIEESGVATIVELMSGTGESHTYTYQITAEPSGGGVTTYVLSPLDGGDERILTYEESSGILHDETAGFDWTPS
- a CDS encoding DUF3267 domain-containing protein, which translates into the protein MAGERKVSETKQKILDNYEAQRSKFREEGYQEHSEVISMVKANVMVLVTSLPLVILALVIWILAGRGPVWLAGRDYLATFLVFLVTAFIHELLHGAGWCLGAKDGWKSMYIGVMWELLTPYCHCGEPLTPGKYIFGALLPGFVLGGGFYLAAFVTGSTPLLWLSMLNILGAGGDLLIVWYARKYKDGYVLDHPTECGFVIFQK
- a CDS encoding DUF5714 domain-containing protein; amino-acid sequence: MIRGEGACLVCGKPIRYFDKMKKMECVFCHKEFESNACCEEGHFVCDECHEKRGVEVILRECETTASRNPIEIMQKLMEDPYIYMHGPEHHIMAGAALLTAYHNCGGQIDLKEALEEMRSRGSKYPGGACGMWGCCGAAVSTGMFVSIVTKATPLTGKSWRLSNQMTARALDALAELGGPRCCKRNCFTAVKEAVGFAKENLGVEMELPEQIRCGFSAENKECLKVHCPYFQKGTGYFQSGT